In one window of Mesoplodon densirostris isolate mMesDen1 chromosome 4, mMesDen1 primary haplotype, whole genome shotgun sequence DNA:
- the C4H15orf61 gene encoding uncharacterized protein C15orf61 homolog: MEALRRAHEAVLWLLLCRPWASGAAARPKPRASEVLTRHLVQRRLPYWTSFCVPYSAVRNDQFGLSHFNWPVQGANYHVLRTGCFPFIKYHCSKAPWHDLARQDRFFTALKVINLGIPTLLYGLGSWLFARVTETVHTSYGPITVYFLNKEDEGAMY; this comes from the exons ATGGAGGCCCTGCGGAGGGCCCATGAGGCCGTGCTCTGGCTGCTGCTGTGCCGGCCCTGGGCCTCGGGCGCCGCCGCCCGCCCGAAGCCCCGCGCCTCGGAGGTGCTGACGCGCCACCTGGTGCAGCGGCGCCTGCCGTACTGGACCTCCTTCTGCGTGCCCTACAGCGCCGTCCGCAACGACCAGTTCGGCCTCTCGCACTTTAACTGGCCCGTGCAGGGCGCCAACTACCACGTCCTGCGCACCGGCTGCTTCCCCTTCATCAAGTACCACTGCTCCAAGGCCCCCTGGCACGACCTGGCCCGGCAGGACCGGTTCTTCACGGCGCTCAAGGTTATCAACCTCG GTATTCCAACTTTATTATATGGACTTGGCTCCTGGTTATTTGCTAGAGTCACAGAGACTGTGCACACCAGTTATGGACCAATAacagtttattttctaaataaagaaGATGAAGGTGCCATGTACTGA